The following proteins are co-located in the Clostridiales bacterium genome:
- the rpoD gene encoding RNA polymerase sigma factor RpoD, whose amino-acid sequence MSYEEGHEDKKFEYVNELLEKAKSKGSISYREISDYLENIDMDKDQMDDLYDSLISMGIEIVSEVDPDDFEIIALEHEEDVDVSLDDINLEGGEIDLEATLPKGIAVDDPVRMYLKEIGKVPLLSAEEEIDLAKLMEQGDDEAKKRLCEANLRLVVSIAKRYVGRGMLFLDLIQEGNLGLIKAVDKFDWRKGYKFSTYATWWIRQAITRSIADQARTIRIPVHMVETINKLIRISRQLLQEYGREPTPEEIAAEMDISEEKVREILKIAQEPVSLETPIGEEEDSHLGDFIPDDDVPAPAEAAAFSMLKEQLVEVLDTLTDREQKVLKLRFGLDDGRARTLEEVGRRFDVTRERIRQIEAKALRKLRHPSRSKKLKDYLE is encoded by the coding sequence ATGAGCTATGAAGAAGGACATGAAGATAAAAAATTTGAATATGTAAACGAATTATTGGAGAAGGCAAAAAGTAAAGGTTCCATATCATATAGAGAAATTTCAGATTACCTGGAGAATATTGATATGGATAAGGATCAAATGGACGATCTTTACGATTCCTTGATTTCCATGGGTATTGAGATCGTATCCGAGGTTGATCCTGACGATTTTGAGATCATTGCTCTGGAACACGAAGAAGACGTGGATGTCTCATTGGATGACATAAATCTTGAGGGTGGCGAAATCGATCTTGAGGCAACGCTGCCAAAGGGAATCGCAGTTGATGACCCCGTTAGAATGTACCTGAAAGAAATCGGAAAGGTTCCGCTTCTTTCGGCAGAAGAGGAAATCGACCTTGCGAAGCTCATGGAACAGGGGGACGACGAGGCAAAAAAACGACTCTGCGAAGCCAACCTCAGATTGGTAGTAAGCATTGCTAAACGTTACGTCGGAAGAGGCATGCTGTTCCTGGATCTGATCCAGGAGGGAAATTTAGGATTAATTAAAGCGGTAGACAAATTTGACTGGAGAAAAGGATATAAATTCAGTACATATGCTACCTGGTGGATAAGACAGGCCATTACCAGATCCATAGCGGATCAGGCAAGAACCATTCGTATTCCGGTGCATATGGTGGAAACCATCAACAAACTGATTCGTATCTCAAGACAGCTGCTTCAGGAGTATGGGAGAGAACCCACTCCGGAAGAAATTGCTGCCGAGATGGATATTTCCGAGGAAAAGGTTCGGGAAATACTGAAGATTGCACAGGAACCTGTCTCTCTTGAAACACCAATCGGAGAGGAAGAAGACAGCCACCTGGGCGACTTTATTCCTGACGATGATGTTCCGGCACCGGCAGAAGCTGCGGCTTTTTCCATGCTGAAAGAGCAGCTTGTTGAAGTGCTCGACACCCTGACCGACAGAGAGCAGAAGGTACTGAAGCTCAGATTTGGTCTGGACGACGGACGTGCGAGAACGCTGGAGGAAGTAGGCAGACGGTTTGACGTCACCAGAGAACGAATCCGGCAGATCGAGGCGAAGGCACTTAGAAAGCTGCGGCATCCAAGCAGAAGCAAGAAATTAAAGGATTATTTGGAATAG
- a CDS encoding transposase has product MYLWTAKISTKQKNLSNWNLCAGVAKLEEFQKCFDIINKWQPYILRAFSLGYTNGFTEGCNNRIKVLKRNCYGVRNFSRFRNRILHMMAA; this is encoded by the coding sequence ATGTATTTATGGACAGCAAAGATATCTACGAAGCAAAAGAATCTGAGTAACTGGAATCTATGTGCAGGAGTTGCAAAACTAGAGGAGTTTCAGAAATGCTTTGATATCATCAACAAATGGCAGCCCTACATACTCCGAGCCTTTAGCCTGGGATATACAAACGGATTTACGGAAGGCTGCAATAATCGGATCAAAGTCTTGAAGCGAAACTGTTACGGAGTCCGAAATTTTAGCCGCTTTCGCAATCGAATCCTTCATATGATGGCAGCCTGA
- a CDS encoding DNA primase: MTSYSDLKAGIKVGAGFNDNIVDEIKSRCNIVDVIGRHVVLKKAGLNYKGVCPFHNEKTPSFVVSEAKQIFTCFGCGATGDVIEFVQKYNNLDFHGSVEKLADEYGIEIKSAGFHAEKERAALYEINREAAAYFYRAFAKGSNPGLEYMAKRGLDAATLRKFGIGYADAEWDSLYQYFLSKGADPKTLLELGLISNSKDRYYDKYRNRVIFPIINTRGKIIGFGGRILGDGTPKYLNSPESTIFLKKNNLYGLNLTRQDINKENYVILVEGYMDVISLYQHGIRNVSASLGTALTENQAAMLKRYTDNVILSYDADAAGQAAALRGLDILHKSGCKVKVLHVTDGKDPDDFIKKNGKDEFLKLVHDAMSFADYKIHILKQRLDMNTTEGSVEFLQETAKILRELSPVEADIYIKKIARETKISEGAIRLEINGNNNSDHGRNPNIITVREPMRNQQTAVRTAGTGTMIERYLIKLMLQKSSFVRKIKPYEEIFRSPSAYKIYELILSVYKDDEEIDIKKLEDSLEEEDSRLLHDIIENIQFADKEDQVFQDCVYRIHTSHLKKREKEIIQIMSILDDEKDRDKIETLTIELIEIQKEKNNRR, translated from the coding sequence ATTACAAGTTACAGTGACTTAAAAGCGGGGATAAAAGTGGGTGCGGGATTCAATGATAACATCGTTGACGAAATAAAAAGCAGGTGTAATATTGTCGATGTGATCGGTCGCCATGTGGTTCTGAAAAAAGCAGGACTCAATTATAAAGGCGTCTGTCCTTTTCACAATGAAAAGACACCTTCTTTTGTTGTTTCTGAAGCAAAACAAATCTTTACCTGTTTTGGCTGCGGAGCTACCGGTGATGTGATCGAATTCGTTCAAAAGTATAATAATCTTGATTTCCACGGTTCAGTGGAAAAACTGGCTGATGAATACGGAATCGAAATCAAAAGCGCTGGCTTTCATGCTGAGAAGGAAAGAGCAGCATTATATGAAATTAATCGTGAAGCTGCCGCGTATTTTTATAGGGCATTCGCAAAAGGATCAAATCCGGGACTGGAATACATGGCAAAAAGAGGTCTTGATGCGGCTACTTTAAGAAAATTTGGCATCGGTTACGCTGATGCGGAATGGGACAGCCTGTATCAATATTTTTTGAGCAAAGGAGCAGATCCAAAGACACTTTTGGAGCTGGGCCTGATATCCAATTCCAAGGATCGCTACTATGATAAGTATCGGAACAGAGTAATCTTTCCAATTATCAATACGCGGGGTAAAATTATTGGATTCGGTGGCAGAATTCTTGGTGACGGTACGCCCAAATACCTGAATTCACCAGAATCCACAATATTTTTAAAGAAAAATAACCTGTACGGATTAAACTTGACAAGACAGGATATAAATAAAGAAAATTATGTAATTCTTGTTGAAGGTTATATGGATGTGATTTCACTGTACCAGCACGGAATCCGAAATGTATCGGCATCTCTTGGGACAGCGCTGACAGAAAATCAAGCAGCTATGCTGAAACGGTATACCGACAATGTGATTCTGTCTTATGATGCAGATGCAGCTGGACAGGCTGCGGCACTGCGTGGACTTGATATCCTCCATAAATCCGGCTGCAAAGTCAAGGTGCTTCATGTGACAGACGGAAAAGATCCCGACGATTTTATAAAAAAGAATGGGAAGGACGAGTTCCTGAAATTGGTTCATGATGCGATGTCTTTTGCTGATTACAAAATTCATATCTTAAAGCAGCGGCTGGATATGAATACTACTGAGGGAAGCGTTGAGTTTTTGCAGGAAACAGCGAAGATTTTACGGGAATTAAGCCCGGTAGAAGCAGATATTTATATCAAAAAAATTGCCAGGGAAACAAAAATTTCTGAGGGGGCTATAAGACTAGAAATTAATGGCAATAATAATAGCGATCATGGAAGGAATCCTAATATTATAACGGTTCGTGAGCCGATGAGAAATCAGCAAACTGCCGTGAGAACCGCTGGAACCGGAACCATGATTGAGCGATATCTGATTAAACTGATGCTGCAAAAAAGCAGTTTTGTCAGAAAGATAAAACCCTATGAAGAAATATTTAGAAGTCCATCAGCATATAAAATCTATGAATTGATTTTATCTGTATATAAAGATGATGAAGAGATCGACATTAAGAAGCTTGAAGATAGTCTGGAAGAGGAAGATAGTCGTCTGCTTCATGATATTATTGAAAACATTCAGTTTGCGGACAAGGAGGATCAGGTCTTCCAGGATTGTGTTTATCGGATTCATACGTCCCATCTGAAAAAACGGGAAAAGGAAATTATTCAGATTATGTCTATTTTGGATGACGAGAAAGATCGGGATAAAATCGAAACCCTGACAATAGAACTGATTGAGATTCAGAAAGAAAAAAACAACAGAAGGTAG
- a CDS encoding aspartate aminotransferase family protein, with translation MIHKEKLKEQYEKELQLFEKSHPKSKELYERAKGSLLQGVPMNWMVKWAGSYPVCVASAKGAHFQDVDGNDYIDFCLGDTGSMVGHAPEASVKAITEYVKQGTTFMLPTEDAIWCGEELSRRFGMKYWQFSTSATDANRFALRLARQVTKKPMIIAYNWCYHGTVDETVAIMDENGNTVAKPGNLGPQVDPGKTTRIIEWNDIPALEEALKKGDVAAVLAEPVMTNCGIVHPEPGYHDALRELTRKYGAVLIIDETHTICTGVGGYTKAYNLQPDIVVVGKTIASGIPCAAYGFSQELGDRVAEAIPYELCDIGGIGGTLAANALSMHAMKATLSEVLTEDFYARNIPLATKFNEGVQSVINEFDLPWNTTQLGCRTEYWFRKEPAKNGGEAEAAVDFELDQYMHLASLNRGILMTPFHNMALITAVTTEEDIDKHTAVFREIVQNIL, from the coding sequence ATGATTCATAAGGAAAAATTAAAAGAACAATATGAGAAGGAGCTTCAGCTCTTTGAGAAATCCCATCCAAAATCAAAGGAACTTTATGAAAGAGCAAAGGGAAGCCTGCTTCAGGGTGTTCCCATGAATTGGATGGTCAAATGGGCCGGTAGTTATCCGGTATGCGTTGCCAGCGCCAAAGGTGCTCATTTTCAGGATGTAGACGGTAATGACTATATCGACTTTTGTCTGGGCGATACCGGCTCCATGGTAGGTCATGCTCCGGAGGCTTCCGTCAAGGCAATTACTGAATATGTAAAACAAGGAACCACTTTTATGCTTCCGACAGAAGATGCCATCTGGTGCGGTGAAGAGCTTTCCAGAAGGTTTGGGATGAAATACTGGCAATTCTCAACAAGCGCAACAGATGCAAACCGCTTTGCGTTACGGCTTGCAAGGCAGGTTACCAAAAAACCTATGATCATCGCGTACAATTGGTGTTACCACGGTACGGTTGATGAGACCGTAGCCATCATGGATGAAAACGGAAATACCGTCGCCAAACCTGGCAATCTGGGGCCGCAGGTAGATCCGGGGAAAACAACCAGAATCATCGAATGGAATGACATTCCCGCTTTGGAAGAAGCTCTGAAAAAAGGTGATGTTGCTGCCGTACTGGCTGAGCCTGTTATGACCAATTGTGGTATCGTTCATCCCGAGCCCGGTTATCACGATGCGCTGAGAGAACTGACCAGGAAATACGGCGCCGTTCTCATCATTGACGAAACCCATACCATCTGCACCGGTGTAGGCGGCTATACCAAGGCTTACAATTTGCAGCCGGATATTGTAGTAGTCGGAAAAACCATCGCATCGGGGATCCCTTGTGCGGCTTATGGATTCTCACAGGAGCTTGGTGATCGCGTAGCTGAGGCAATTCCCTATGAACTGTGTGATATCGGCGGCATCGGAGGAACATTGGCTGCAAATGCTCTGAGCATGCATGCAATGAAAGCCACACTCAGTGAAGTTCTGACTGAAGATTTTTATGCGAGAAACATCCCCCTTGCAACTAAGTTCAACGAAGGAGTCCAAAGCGTCATCAATGAATTTGATCTTCCGTGGAACACGACCCAATTAGGCTGCAGAACAGAATATTGGTTCCGAAAAGAGCCTGCTAAGAATGGTGGAGAAGCAGAGGCTGCCGTGGATTTCGAACTGGACCAATATATGCATCTTGCCTCCTTGAATAGAGGGATATTAATGACTCCCTTCCACAACATGGCTCTGATTACTGCAGTGACCACGGAAGAAGACATTGACAAACATACGGCTGTCTTTCGTGAGATTGTCCAAAATATTCTCTAA
- a CDS encoding ISL3 family transposase, whose amino-acid sequence MLYPNCTADLLGLKDVIVTRVENFNNQIHVWLESRLQMQVCPVCRHGTKRTHSYREQLVKDLPLQGLHCLLHVRKRRYYCPHCGTVFQERLSFLARYQRNTKRLTSKVLHDYSCEQSTASIAKRNGISTGTAIRIFDRVSYPLPKLPRVLSIDEFKGNAGGRKFQCILTDPVKHKVLDILPSKKSDDLIAYFLQFPLEKRKQVQYLVMDMSLQFRDVMTLCFPEASVITDKFHVCRYVTWALENVRKSEQKKFSDERRKYFKKSRWLLLSRQEKLNEEQCQQLENMLAVSEKLRKAYWLKENFYVFMDSKDIYEAKESE is encoded by the coding sequence ATGCTCTACCCAAATTGTACAGCAGACTTGCTGGGATTAAAAGATGTAATTGTAACCAGAGTCGAGAATTTTAACAATCAGATTCATGTGTGGCTGGAATCTAGACTTCAGATGCAGGTTTGCCCGGTCTGCCGTCATGGAACGAAGAGAACGCATTCCTACCGCGAACAGCTTGTAAAGGACCTGCCGTTACAAGGGCTGCACTGCCTGCTCCATGTGCGAAAGCGCAGATATTACTGCCCTCACTGTGGAACTGTCTTTCAGGAAAGGTTATCGTTTCTTGCACGATATCAGCGGAATACAAAACGACTAACCTCTAAAGTATTGCATGATTACAGCTGTGAACAATCCACTGCATCTATCGCAAAAAGGAACGGCATTTCTACTGGAACAGCGATAAGAATCTTCGATAGAGTATCATATCCGCTTCCAAAGTTGCCAAGGGTTCTTTCTATCGATGAATTCAAGGGGAACGCAGGTGGGCGCAAATTTCAGTGCATTCTCACTGATCCTGTAAAGCATAAGGTCCTAGATATTCTTCCTTCCAAGAAAAGCGATGATTTGATCGCCTACTTCCTTCAGTTTCCTCTGGAAAAGCGCAAACAGGTTCAATATCTAGTGATGGATATGAGCCTTCAATTCCGAGATGTTATGACGCTCTGTTTTCCAGAGGCCAGTGTAATCACGGACAAGTTCCACGTTTGCCGGTATGTGACATGGGCGCTAGAAAACGTGAGAAAATCCGAGCAAAAGAAATTCAGTGATGAACGACGTAAATACTTCAAGAAAAGCCGCTGGCTACTTCTATCTCGGCAGGAAAAGCTCAACGAAGAGCAGTGCCAGCAGCTTGAAAATATGCTGGCGGTATCCGAGAAACTCCGCAAAGCGTACTGGTTGAAAGAAAACTTTTATGTATTTATGGACAGCAAAGATATCTACGAAGCAAAAGAATCTGAGTAA
- a CDS encoding catalase: MMNKEESSLTAGKNGPVLLQDIQLIGKLSRFVRGNIPERVVFAKGAGAHGYFRVYMPMSDFTSAAFLQNPEKKIPVFVRFSTMTGSKGSADTLRDVRGFATKFYTTEGNYDMICTSLPVFFIRDAMQFPELMHALKPSPKTNLTEPARFWKYISETPEATHMATWLFSDNGTLKSYRHMEGYSMNTYIWVSESGMRQFVRYHWKPLRGIKNISRQEAEFLAGFDPDAAARDLSDSLESGELTEYELNVQLIPYEKQNQYDFDILDATKLWPEEKVPLMKVGKMTLAKAPEDYYEEVEKVAFSPANIVHGIEFSFDRLLQGSIFASLEANRHRLGSDFDQILVNQTKFAVNYAALERRALYPPLAIEGSVDRGPSPKGDDFIQAGERYRSLSLKERDRLVDNILDHLMFVEDDIQEKVVGYFTQADADFGARIARGLDF, from the coding sequence ATGATGAACAAGGAGGAGAGCTCATTAACGGCGGGCAAAAACGGGCCTGTGCTGTTGCAGGACATTCAGCTCATTGGCAAGTTGTCCCGCTTCGTGAGGGGGAACATACCGGAGAGGGTGGTCTTTGCAAAGGGAGCGGGCGCACATGGTTACTTCAGAGTATACATGCCGATGAGTGACTTTACCTCGGCGGCATTTCTTCAGAATCCCGAAAAGAAAATCCCCGTATTCGTCAGGTTTTCAACGATGACTGGCTCAAAAGGCTCGGCTGACACGCTGCGTGATGTGAGAGGTTTTGCGACGAAGTTCTATACGACTGAAGGAAACTACGATATGATATGCACCAGTCTTCCTGTCTTTTTTATTCGTGATGCAATGCAATTTCCCGAGCTCATGCACGCACTCAAACCATCGCCGAAAACAAACCTGACCGAGCCTGCACGGTTTTGGAAATATATTTCGGAAACACCCGAAGCTACCCATATGGCAACATGGCTTTTTTCCGATAACGGGACATTGAAAAGTTATCGTCATATGGAAGGTTATAGCATGAATACTTACATCTGGGTGTCCGAAAGCGGCATGCGTCAATTTGTTCGTTATCACTGGAAGCCCTTGCGTGGAATAAAGAATATTTCAAGGCAGGAGGCAGAGTTTCTGGCAGGTTTTGATCCGGATGCAGCAGCCAGAGATCTCAGCGATTCTTTGGAAAGCGGTGAATTGACCGAATACGAGCTGAACGTGCAGCTTATTCCCTATGAAAAGCAGAATCAGTATGACTTTGACATCCTTGATGCGACAAAATTGTGGCCGGAAGAAAAAGTGCCTCTCATGAAAGTGGGGAAGATGACGCTCGCAAAAGCTCCTGAAGATTATTACGAAGAGGTGGAGAAGGTTGCGTTTTCCCCGGCAAACATCGTTCACGGCATAGAATTTTCCTTTGATCGTTTGCTACAGGGCAGTATCTTCGCCTCTTTGGAGGCCAACAGACATAGGCTGGGCAGCGACTTTGATCAGATTCTTGTGAACCAAACAAAATTTGCGGTAAATTATGCCGCCCTTGAACGAAGGGCACTTTACCCGCCGCTTGCCATTGAGGGCTCTGTTGATCGAGGTCCAAGTCCCAAGGGGGACGACTTTATCCAGGCGGGTGAGCGTTATCGTTCACTGTCTCTTAAGGAGAGAGATCGTCTCGTTGATAACATTTTGGATCATTTGATGTTTGTTGAGGATGACATTCAAGAAAAGGTAGTTGGATATTTTACACAAGCGGATGCGGATTTTGGAGCCAGGATCGCAAGAGGACTTGATTTTTAA
- a CDS encoding deoxyguanosinetriphosphate triphosphohydrolase, with translation MILREDLEKREYDMLSPFAAKAAETKGRQYEEAKCDVRTDYLRDRDRIVHSKPFRRLMHKTQVFLAPEGDHFRTRLTHTLEVSQIARTIARALALNEDLTEAIAMGHDLGHTPFGHNGENFLNERHPGGFKHNVQSLRVVEVLESSSRRQGRGMNLTFEVRDGILNHTGSAVPVTMEGQIVKISDRIAYINHDIDDAVRSGVIQESGLPKDCVDVLGRDHRARINTLVLDLIRNSAGKDRIVMSEECRFYMDKLRNYMFENVYHSRIVKKDEELDKIKNMIFSLYNYYESNIQALPEERRDMIDEFGVDEVVKDHIAGMTDRYALNLFHELFVPKGWR, from the coding sequence ATGATATTAAGAGAAGATCTTGAAAAAAGAGAATATGATATGTTGTCACCTTTTGCTGCGAAAGCTGCCGAAACAAAAGGGCGGCAGTATGAAGAAGCGAAGTGCGATGTGAGGACGGATTATCTAAGGGACAGGGATCGAATCGTCCATTCAAAGCCTTTTCGCAGACTGATGCATAAGACTCAGGTGTTTTTGGCACCGGAGGGTGATCATTTTCGGACACGACTTACCCATACGCTGGAAGTATCACAGATAGCCAGAACCATAGCCAGAGCACTCGCTTTAAATGAAGATCTGACAGAAGCTATCGCTATGGGTCACGACCTTGGGCATACTCCCTTTGGCCATAACGGAGAGAATTTTCTGAATGAAAGGCATCCTGGAGGGTTCAAGCATAATGTGCAAAGTTTGAGAGTGGTTGAGGTGCTGGAATCCAGCAGCCGAAGACAGGGAAGGGGAATGAACCTGACGTTTGAAGTCAGGGATGGAATCTTGAATCATACTGGAAGTGCGGTACCAGTAACCATGGAGGGGCAGATTGTCAAAATCAGTGACCGAATCGCATACATTAATCATGATATTGACGATGCGGTGCGCAGCGGCGTAATTCAGGAATCCGGACTTCCCAAGGACTGCGTTGACGTGCTGGGGCGTGATCACAGGGCTAGAATCAATACTCTGGTGCTGGATCTGATTCGCAACAGTGCTGGAAAGGACCGGATTGTCATGAGTGAGGAATGCCGATTTTATATGGATAAGCTGAGAAATTACATGTTTGAAAATGTTTATCACAGCCGGATCGTTAAAAAGGATGAAGAGCTGGATAAAATTAAAAATATGATTTTCAGTCTATATAACTATTATGAAAGCAATATACAGGCATTACCTGAGGAGCGCCGGGACATGATTGATGAATTCGGAGTGGATGAAGTCGTTAAGGATCATATTGCAGGGATGACAGATCGGTATGCGCTGAATCTGTTTCATGAGCTGTTCGTTCCCAAAGGCTGGCGCTAA